Genomic segment of Acinetobacter larvae:
ACTTTTTTCAACAACTTATTTTCAGACAATGTTTTAGTCGATGTTTCAGTCAAAAAACAATAGCGCTTGATTTAAACCATCAAGCGCTATTTTACTTAAACCGCCTCATTCACTATCAATCACGATAGCTCATGCAAAATATTAAAGTTGAAAGCACGTCAAACAATCAAAATGTTATTCCCTGTATCCACGCCCAGCGGGCTTGCTCAAATCTGTAGTCGCGATCAAAATTCACTCCGTATGCCTTGATCAAGGATCGCATTAAAGATCATGTTCTTAAGGGCAATGCTCGTAAAGCCATTGATCTTAATACTAATGACTTTAAGGCTAATGACCTTAAGGTCAATAATCTTAGGGGTAATTATCTTCGTCATTTTTCTCTTGGGTTTTTAAGTCCAAAGAAGTCGAATTCACGCAATAACGTAGCCCTGTTGGCTCTGGTCCATCTTCAAATACATGCCCCAAGTGTGCATCACAATGATGGCAAACGATTTCTATGCGATGCATACCATGTGAAAGATCTTCATGCTCCTCAATCGCAGCATTTTCAATGGATCGATAAAAACTCGGCCAACCACAACCACTATCGTATTTGTGCTCTGAAGAAAATAATGGCTCACCGCAACAACGACAAACATAAATGCCTTGTTGGTGGCTATTCCAGTATTTACCCGTAAATGCCGGTTCAGTACCTTTTTGCCGGGTAATTCGAAATTCCTCAGGCGATAATGCTCTTTGCCACTCTCGCTCAGTTTTATTGAGTTTTCCCATGATTAACTCCTTTAAATATTTAACATTCAGTGTCATGCTTCAAGACTTTCATATTTACGCTAGAGCGTGCTAAATTTCTAGTCTAATTTCAATAGAGATTTAGCAAAATACGCTCTATTTTTATATCCTCACATCACTGGATGCATCTTATGTCCGTTTTAGGTTATACATCAC
This window contains:
- the msrB gene encoding peptide-methionine (R)-S-oxide reductase MsrB, encoding MGKLNKTEREWQRALSPEEFRITRQKGTEPAFTGKYWNSHQQGIYVCRCCGEPLFSSEHKYDSGCGWPSFYRSIENAAIEEHEDLSHGMHRIEIVCHHCDAHLGHVFEDGPEPTGLRYCVNSTSLDLKTQEKNDEDNYP